A DNA window from Actinomycetota bacterium contains the following coding sequences:
- the ahcY gene encoding adenosylhomocysteinase: MPDFKVADLSLNDLGRKEIRLAEHEMPGLMAVRREFAATQPLAGARITGSLHMTVQTAVLIETLVALGAQVRWASCNIFSTQDHAAAAVAVGPEGDVEHPAGVPVFAWKGETLEEYWWCTEQALTWPGEPGPNMILDDGGDATLLIHKGVEFEKAGAVPEPAADDNEEWVVILDVLAARLGHEPGKWTAMAEAIRGVTEETTTGVHRLYEMAERGALLFPAINVNDSVTKSKFDNKYGCRHSLIDGINRGTDVLIGGKTAVVCGYGDVGKGCSESLRGQGARVIVTEIDPICALQAAMDGYQVATLEDVVGEADIFVTCTGNRDIITAAHMTAMKHNAIVGNIGHFDTEIDMAGLRRVPGVVRENIKPQVDTWTFPDGHAVIILSEGRLLNLGNATGHPSFVMSNSFTNQVIAQIELYGSPERYPIGVYTLPKHLDEKVARLHLDALGVKLTTLTEAQAAYLGIPVDGPYKPDHYRY, from the coding sequence ATGCCCGACTTCAAAGTTGCCGACCTGTCCCTGAACGATCTCGGCCGCAAGGAGATACGCCTCGCCGAGCACGAGATGCCGGGACTGATGGCGGTGCGCCGGGAATTCGCCGCCACCCAGCCGCTGGCGGGCGCCCGGATCACGGGCAGCCTCCACATGACCGTGCAGACCGCCGTGCTCATCGAGACCCTCGTGGCCCTGGGCGCCCAGGTGCGCTGGGCTTCGTGCAACATCTTCTCTACCCAGGACCACGCCGCCGCGGCGGTGGCCGTCGGCCCGGAGGGCGACGTGGAGCACCCCGCCGGCGTCCCGGTCTTCGCCTGGAAGGGCGAGACCCTGGAGGAGTACTGGTGGTGCACCGAGCAGGCGCTCACCTGGCCCGGGGAACCTGGCCCCAACATGATCCTGGACGACGGGGGCGACGCCACCCTGCTCATCCACAAAGGCGTCGAGTTCGAGAAGGCCGGGGCCGTCCCCGAGCCGGCAGCCGACGACAACGAGGAGTGGGTCGTCATCCTCGACGTGCTGGCCGCCCGCCTGGGCCACGAGCCCGGCAAGTGGACCGCCATGGCCGAGGCGATCCGGGGGGTGACCGAGGAGACCACCACCGGCGTCCACCGGCTCTACGAGATGGCCGAGCGGGGGGCACTGCTCTTCCCGGCAATCAACGTCAACGACTCGGTGACCAAGTCGAAGTTCGACAACAAGTACGGCTGCCGGCACTCGCTGATCGACGGGATCAACCGGGGCACCGACGTGCTCATCGGCGGGAAGACCGCGGTGGTGTGCGGGTACGGCGACGTCGGTAAAGGGTGCTCGGAGAGCCTCCGGGGCCAGGGTGCCCGGGTGATTGTCACCGAGATCGATCCGATCTGTGCCCTGCAGGCCGCCATGGACGGCTACCAGGTGGCCACGCTGGAGGATGTCGTGGGCGAGGCCGACATCTTCGTCACCTGCACTGGCAACCGGGACATCATCACCGCCGCCCACATGACGGCGATGAAGCACAACGCCATCGTGGGCAACATCGGCCACTTCGACACCGAGATCGACATGGCGGGTCTGCGCCGGGTGCCCGGCGTGGTGCGGGAGAACATCAAGCCCCAGGTGGACACCTGGACCTTCCCCGATGGCCACGCGGTGATCATCCTGTCCGAGGGCCGGCTGCTGAACCTGGGCAACGCCACTGGGCACCCCAGCTTCGTGATGTCGAACTCCTTCACCAACCAGGTGATCGCCCAGATCGAGCTCTACGGCTCGCCCGAGAGGTACCCGATCGGCGTCTACACGCTGCCCAAGCACCTCGACGAGAAGGTGGCGCGGCTGCACCTCGACGCCTTGGGGGTCAAGCTCACCACGCTGACCGAGGCGCAGGCGGCGTACCTCGGCATCCCGGTGGACGGGCCCTACAAGCCGGACCACTACCGGTACTGA
- a CDS encoding carboxymuconolactone decarboxylase family protein — protein MTLRLAVLEHGQSRRARVLFAASRRLGKAEMDPVVKISLYRPEVFGRQWLPFVRSVMRGPSPWSPAERELLAAFVSHLNRCPFCATVHGEIAGLRSGQPVTIGQLEDWEHAGFSDRVAATMAFLATAVRDPGSVAPAAAEAARQRGVSDEDLAAALDIAFVFCLINRLANAFGFEWASPEDAVKGARMLNRIAYRFPLWLVA, from the coding sequence GTGACGCTCCGACTCGCCGTCCTGGAGCACGGCCAGTCCCGGCGGGCCCGGGTGCTGTTCGCCGCCTCCCGGCGCCTCGGCAAGGCGGAGATGGACCCGGTGGTCAAGATCTCGCTGTACCGGCCCGAGGTATTCGGCCGGCAGTGGCTGCCCTTCGTGCGGTCGGTGATGCGCGGCCCCTCGCCCTGGTCGCCCGCCGAGCGGGAGCTGCTCGCCGCCTTCGTGTCGCACCTGAACCGGTGCCCGTTCTGCGCCACCGTCCACGGCGAGATCGCCGGTCTGCGGTCCGGCCAGCCGGTCACCATCGGCCAGCTGGAGGACTGGGAGCACGCCGGGTTCAGCGATCGCGTCGCCGCCACGATGGCCTTCCTGGCCACCGCCGTCCGGGATCCCGGGAGCGTTGCGCCCGCGGCCGCGGAGGCGGCCCGGCAGCGGGGCGTGTCGGACGAGGACCTCGCCGCCGCGCTCGACATCGCCTTCGTGTTCTGCCTGATCAACCGCCTCGCCAACGCCTTCGGCTTCGAGTGGGCCTCCCCGGAGGACGCCGTGAAGGGCGCCCGGATGCTGAACCGGATCGCCTACCGTTTCCCGCTGTGGCTGGTGGCCTGA
- a CDS encoding HPF/RaiA family ribosome-associated protein codes for MEITVHSQHGHLPESLQALAASKMEVLTKYLSTIAKIDLEVDKDGHSSYLIRVAVATTGPVFRSRVVAEDPMSGIDVAVERLSRRLKEFKRMRSGRPLHAKPAGRALPVAQVPTGEEGILDSGPESG; via the coding sequence ATGGAGATCACAGTCCACAGCCAGCACGGGCATCTGCCTGAGTCTCTGCAGGCCTTGGCCGCCTCCAAGATGGAGGTGTTGACCAAATACCTGTCCACCATCGCCAAGATCGACCTCGAGGTGGACAAGGACGGGCACAGTTCCTACCTCATCCGGGTGGCGGTGGCGACCACCGGTCCGGTGTTCCGCTCCCGGGTGGTGGCCGAGGACCCGATGTCGGGGATCGACGTCGCCGTGGAGCGCCTCTCCCGGCGTCTCAAGGAGTTCAAGCGGATGCGCTCAGGCCGCCCGCTGCACGCCAAGCCGGCCGGGAGAGCCCTCCCGGTGGCCCAGGTGCCAACAGGTGAGGAGGGAATTCTCGACTCGGGCCCCGAGTCAGGCTAA
- a CDS encoding Trm112 family protein, translating to MVDQELLKILICPNCHGQIEYREADSVIACVGECRYEYPVVDGIPHMLVDEARKP from the coding sequence ATGGTTGACCAGGAACTGTTGAAGATTCTGATCTGCCCGAACTGCCACGGCCAGATCGAGTACCGGGAGGCCGACTCCGTCATCGCGTGCGTCGGGGAGTGCCGGTACGAGTACCCGGTGGTCGACGGCATCCCGCACATGCTGGTCGACGAAGCCCGCAAGCCTTGA
- a CDS encoding Fur family transcriptional regulator gives MNVVGTHDLRDDLPQVLRAQGLRVTPQRLAVLAALHASTDHMSAEEVYDEVRREMPSVSLATVYNTLGELRRLGQLRDLPVSGKVRYDLVARGTHHHLVCESCHRVVDLDESELPSPHLPPGKAKGFKILTAEIIFRSICPECCAGGVGVAGASATDRDKAGTTSGAAASNMEYQQSHPTPPQEMK, from the coding sequence ATGAACGTCGTCGGCACCCACGACCTCCGGGACGACCTGCCCCAGGTCCTGCGGGCCCAGGGGCTCCGGGTGACGCCGCAGCGCCTGGCCGTCCTAGCGGCGCTGCATGCCAGCACCGACCATATGAGCGCCGAGGAGGTGTACGACGAGGTCCGCCGGGAAATGCCAAGTGTTTCGCTGGCCACGGTTTACAATACGCTTGGCGAACTGAGAAGGCTTGGTCAGCTTCGTGATCTTCCGGTATCCGGGAAGGTCCGCTACGATCTGGTGGCCCGGGGCACCCACCACCACCTCGTATGCGAGAGCTGCCACCGGGTGGTGGACCTCGACGAGAGCGAGTTGCCCAGCCCGCACCTGCCGCCGGGGAAGGCAAAGGGCTTCAAAATTTTGACTGCGGAGATAATTTTCAGGAGTATCTGCCCGGAGTGTTGTGCAGGCGGCGTCGGCGTAGCCGGAGCGTCGGCAACAGATCGTGACAAAGCGGGAACCACCAGCGGGGCCGCTGCGTCGAATATGGAGTATCAGCAGTCCCACCCGACACCACCGCAGGAGATGAAGTGA
- a CDS encoding pyridoxamine 5'-phosphate oxidase family protein, which yields MQETPDDLAALQALLDASWAAGGPHLRSIITADRRVGAEALCRRLTGMCLLVLATVTADGRPLAGPVDGIFYRGSWYFSSSPDSVRLRHIARRPQVSATHLPEESFSVTVHGRAVPIDFRDPGQSGFRACLLGIYGPRYGTGWEDWAAVNAAYWRIDAAKMFTFAMTEPATLPDVS from the coding sequence GTGCAGGAAACCCCCGACGATCTCGCGGCGCTCCAGGCCCTGCTCGACGCCAGCTGGGCCGCCGGTGGGCCGCACCTGCGGAGCATCATCACCGCCGATCGGCGGGTGGGGGCCGAGGCGCTCTGCCGGCGGCTGACCGGCATGTGCCTGCTGGTACTGGCGACGGTCACCGCCGACGGCCGCCCGCTCGCCGGCCCGGTGGACGGCATCTTCTACCGGGGGTCGTGGTACTTCAGCTCCTCGCCCGACTCCGTGCGTCTGCGCCACATCGCCCGCCGCCCGCAGGTGAGCGCCACCCACCTGCCCGAGGAGAGCTTCTCGGTCACCGTGCACGGCCGGGCGGTACCCATCGACTTCCGGGACCCCGGCCAGTCCGGGTTCCGGGCCTGCCTGCTCGGTATCTACGGGCCCCGGTACGGCACCGGCTGGGAGGACTGGGCGGCCGTCAATGCCGCCTACTGGCGCATCGACGCCGCCAAGATGTTCACCTTCGCCATGACCGAGCCGGCCACGCTCCCTGACGTATCCTGA
- a CDS encoding dienelactone hydrolase family protein: MYEGMIAETVRITGTGGDLIDAYLARPLGPGPVPGVIVIHHAPGWDQASREMTRKFAAHGYAAVCPHLYHREGAGMSPEDAAAAGRAAGGVPDERLLGDVGGALAHLRALPYASGKVGVIGFCSGGRQTFLTACTLPVDAAVDCYGACVLKPPPPTLPLKMTPCIDRAPGLSCPLLGLFGEEDTMPSPEETAAIAAVLEREGKTFEFHTYPNAGHGFFAVDRPMYRQAAATDGWAKVFGFFERYLTRSEGA; encoded by the coding sequence ATGTACGAAGGCATGATCGCCGAGACCGTGCGCATCACCGGCACCGGGGGCGATCTCATCGACGCCTACCTGGCCCGGCCGCTGGGGCCCGGGCCGGTGCCCGGGGTCATCGTCATCCACCACGCCCCGGGCTGGGACCAGGCCAGCAGGGAGATGACCCGCAAGTTCGCCGCCCACGGGTACGCCGCGGTCTGCCCGCACCTCTACCACCGGGAGGGGGCCGGGATGAGCCCGGAGGACGCGGCGGCCGCCGGTCGGGCCGCCGGCGGGGTACCCGACGAGCGCCTGCTGGGCGACGTCGGCGGGGCGCTGGCCCACCTCCGGGCCCTCCCCTATGCCAGCGGCAAGGTAGGGGTGATCGGGTTCTGTTCGGGCGGGCGGCAGACCTTCCTCACCGCCTGCACCCTGCCGGTGGACGCCGCCGTGGACTGCTACGGGGCCTGCGTGCTCAAACCACCTCCGCCCACCCTCCCGCTCAAGATGACGCCCTGCATCGACCGGGCGCCGGGGCTGTCCTGCCCCCTGCTCGGCCTCTTCGGCGAGGAGGACACGATGCCGTCGCCCGAGGAGACCGCCGCCATCGCCGCGGTGCTGGAGCGGGAGGGCAAGACGTTCGAGTTCCACACCTACCCGAACGCCGGGCACGGGTTCTTCGCCGTGGACCGGCCGATGTACCGCCAGGCGGCGGCCACCGACGGGTGGGCGAAGGTGTTCGGGTTCTTCGAGCGCTACCTGACGCGCAGCGAGGGAGCCTGA
- the cysS gene encoding cysteine--tRNA ligase, which yields MRFYDTLARAVRDLVPLEPGRVTMYTCGPTVYRPVHLGNLRTFLAADLVRRALALEGLAVRQVMNITDVGHMADDSQEGPGADKMLLAAEDEGLAPAEIAAKYTAAFRADAEALHLLPADAYPRATEHVEAMVALTADLVRRGHAYEAGGMVYYDVASFPGYGALSHNTVDRLHAGHRTEGVDARKHHHYDFTLWRAAGPRRTVHWPSPWGPGFPGWHIECSAMSLHLLGDCFDLHTGGADLVFPHHECEIAQSEGAVGHRVVGGWSHAAHLLADGRKMAKSAGNVVGLGDVVARGADPLAFRYLCLQSRYREPANFTWEALEGADRGLQRYRRQVAEWRAAGGAESAGAGLSPAGRDLDTHFRAAIADDLNTPRALTALAGLAGAPVVPAERARLAAGWDAVLGLDLDRDAVPGGDLPPGAAERIAEREQARAGRDFARADRLRQELASLGVEVTDTPEGTRWAVSR from the coding sequence GTGCGCTTCTACGACACCCTGGCGCGCGCGGTGCGGGACCTCGTCCCCCTCGAGCCCGGCCGGGTCACGATGTACACCTGCGGGCCGACCGTCTACCGCCCCGTCCACCTCGGCAACCTGCGCACGTTCCTGGCCGCCGACCTGGTCCGTCGGGCCCTGGCTCTGGAGGGGCTGGCCGTCCGCCAGGTGATGAACATCACCGACGTCGGGCACATGGCCGATGACTCCCAGGAGGGGCCGGGTGCCGACAAGATGCTCCTCGCCGCCGAGGACGAGGGCCTGGCGCCCGCCGAGATCGCCGCCAAGTACACGGCCGCCTTCCGGGCGGACGCCGAAGCGCTGCACCTGCTGCCGGCCGACGCCTATCCCCGGGCAACGGAGCACGTCGAGGCCATGGTGGCGCTGACCGCCGACCTGGTCCGGCGGGGCCATGCCTACGAAGCCGGCGGGATGGTGTACTACGACGTTGCCTCATTCCCGGGCTACGGGGCGCTCTCGCACAACACGGTGGACCGGCTCCACGCCGGGCACCGCACCGAGGGCGTCGATGCCCGGAAACACCACCACTACGACTTCACGCTCTGGCGGGCGGCCGGGCCCCGGCGCACCGTGCACTGGCCCAGCCCGTGGGGGCCGGGGTTCCCCGGCTGGCACATCGAGTGCTCAGCGATGAGCCTGCACCTGCTGGGCGACTGCTTCGACCTGCACACCGGCGGGGCCGATCTGGTCTTCCCCCACCACGAGTGCGAGATCGCCCAGTCCGAAGGAGCGGTGGGCCACCGGGTGGTGGGGGGCTGGTCACACGCCGCCCACCTGCTGGCGGACGGCCGGAAGATGGCGAAGTCGGCCGGCAACGTGGTGGGCCTGGGCGACGTGGTCGCCCGGGGGGCGGACCCGCTGGCGTTCCGCTACCTGTGCCTGCAGTCGCGCTACCGGGAGCCGGCCAACTTCACGTGGGAGGCGCTGGAGGGGGCCGACCGGGGGCTGCAGCGCTACCGGCGCCAGGTGGCCGAGTGGCGGGCGGCGGGCGGGGCGGAGTCGGCGGGCGCTGGTCTGTCCCCTGCCGGGCGGGACCTCGACACCCATTTCCGGGCCGCCATCGCCGACGACCTCAACACCCCGAGGGCGCTGACCGCGCTGGCCGGGCTGGCGGGCGCCCCGGTGGTTCCGGCCGAGCGGGCCCGGCTGGCGGCGGGCTGGGATGCGGTGCTGGGACTCGATCTGGACCGGGATGCGGTGCCGGGGGGCGACCTGCCGCCCGGGGCGGCCGAGCGCATCGCCGAGCGGGAGCAGGCCCGGGCAGGCAGGGACTTCGCCCGGGCGGACCGCCTGCGCCAGGAGCTGGCCAGCCTGGGGGTGGAGGTGACGGATACGCCCGAGGGCACCCGCTGGGCGGTGAGCCGCTAG
- a CDS encoding DUF3499 family protein — MDLFLREEPQLRLCSHAGCTSPACATLAFDYKTRQVWLHDLPDPPDPASYDLCSPHVSRFRPPRGWVVEDRRASTQEAVGEDIFRADAV; from the coding sequence ATGGATCTCTTTCTCCGGGAGGAGCCGCAGCTACGCCTGTGTTCGCACGCGGGCTGCACCAGCCCCGCCTGCGCCACCCTGGCGTTCGACTACAAGACCCGCCAGGTCTGGCTCCACGACCTCCCCGACCCTCCGGACCCGGCCAGCTACGACCTGTGCTCGCCGCACGTCTCCCGGTTCCGCCCGCCCCGGGGGTGGGTGGTGGAAGACCGCCGGGCCTCCACCCAGGAAGCCGTCGGAGAGGACATCTTCCGGGCCGACGCCGTCTAG
- a CDS encoding phosphomannomutase/phosphoglucomutase — translation MSPTSDLSGIFKAYDVRGVYPDDLNEDIARRVGAGFAEFSGAPSIVVGRDMRLSSPALAAAFIEGARGRGVDVVDIGEVSSDALYYASGVLDAPGAMFTASHNPARYNGIKMCKAGAAPVGQDTGLAEVREGAEADLPAGNGAGALTTKDVVEDFARHVTSFVDAGRLRPLTVAVDAGNGMAGKMIPPLFAHLPVRLVPLYFELDGSFPNHPADPIQAANLKDLQAAVLREGADLGLAFDGDADRVFLVDEKAELVSGSLTTALVATRVLARNPGASIVHNLICSRIVPETIAAHGGTPIRSRVGHSFIKQVMAESGAAFGGEHSGHYYFRDNFRADSGMICSMFVLEALSAGDQPLSEVLAPYRKYWDSGERNTEVADPVAKMKELEQAHADGTVDWMDGLTVNYHDWWFNARPSNTEPLLRLNVEASSAEDGEARTAELLARISA, via the coding sequence ATGAGCCCAACCAGCGACCTCTCCGGGATTTTCAAGGCCTATGACGTACGCGGGGTGTACCCCGACGACCTGAACGAGGACATTGCCCGCCGGGTGGGCGCCGGGTTCGCCGAGTTCTCCGGCGCGCCTTCGATCGTCGTCGGGCGGGACATGCGCCTGTCGTCCCCCGCTCTCGCCGCCGCCTTCATCGAGGGTGCCCGGGGCCGCGGCGTGGACGTCGTCGACATCGGCGAGGTGTCCTCCGACGCCCTCTACTACGCCTCGGGCGTGCTCGATGCCCCCGGGGCGATGTTCACCGCCTCGCACAACCCCGCCCGCTACAACGGCATCAAGATGTGCAAGGCAGGTGCCGCACCGGTGGGCCAGGACACCGGGCTGGCCGAGGTACGGGAGGGGGCCGAGGCCGATCTGCCCGCCGGCAACGGCGCCGGCGCGCTCACAACGAAGGACGTGGTCGAGGACTTCGCCCGCCACGTGACCTCATTCGTGGACGCCGGCCGGCTGCGCCCGCTCACCGTGGCGGTGGACGCCGGCAACGGCATGGCGGGCAAGATGATCCCGCCCCTGTTCGCCCACCTGCCCGTCCGGCTGGTCCCGCTGTACTTCGAGTTGGACGGCTCGTTCCCCAACCATCCCGCCGACCCCATTCAAGCCGCCAACCTCAAGGACCTGCAGGCAGCGGTGCTCCGGGAGGGGGCCGATCTCGGCCTCGCCTTCGACGGGGACGCCGACCGGGTCTTCCTGGTCGATGAAAAGGCGGAGCTGGTGTCCGGCAGCCTGACCACCGCCCTGGTGGCCACCCGGGTGCTCGCCCGTAACCCGGGGGCGTCCATCGTGCACAACCTGATCTGCTCCCGGATCGTCCCGGAGACCATCGCGGCCCACGGCGGCACCCCGATCCGCTCCCGGGTCGGGCACTCGTTCATCAAGCAGGTGATGGCCGAGTCGGGCGCCGCCTTCGGCGGGGAGCACTCCGGCCACTACTACTTCCGGGACAACTTCCGGGCCGACTCCGGCATGATCTGCTCGATGTTCGTCCTCGAGGCGCTCTCAGCCGGGGACCAGCCGCTGTCCGAGGTGCTGGCCCCCTACCGCAAGTACTGGGACTCGGGCGAGCGCAACACCGAGGTGGCCGATCCGGTGGCCAAGATGAAGGAGCTGGAGCAGGCGCATGCCGATGGCACCGTGGACTGGATGGACGGCCTCACGGTCAACTATCACGACTGGTGGTTCAACGCCCGGCCCTCGAACACCGAGCCGCTGCTGCGCCTGAACGTGGAGGCGTCCAGCGCCGAGGACGGCGAGGCCCGCACCGCCGAGCTGCTCGCCCGCATCTCGGCGTAG
- a CDS encoding WhiB family transcriptional regulator yields the protein MASLELEARWQDLAECKGMDPTLFFGPEHAETVKEKRDREDAAKAVCNRCPVRAECLEYALDAREAYGIWGGMTELERRALLRRRAS from the coding sequence CTGGCGTCTCTGGAGCTGGAGGCGCGCTGGCAGGATCTCGCCGAGTGCAAGGGCATGGACCCCACGCTGTTCTTCGGGCCGGAGCACGCCGAGACCGTGAAGGAGAAGCGGGACCGGGAGGACGCCGCCAAGGCGGTGTGCAACCGCTGCCCCGTGCGGGCGGAGTGCCTGGAGTACGCCCTCGACGCCCGGGAGGCCTACGGGATCTGGGGCGGCATGACCGAGCTGGAGCGCCGGGCACTCCTGCGTCGGCGGGCCAGCTGA
- a CDS encoding purine-nucleoside phosphorylase, whose protein sequence is MAVGTRIALIAGSGLAPVMARLGGTARPWMPPEDRPPAPGHRMEVTEGLLGGVPALGFGGRLHYYQGYSMAEVVQPVRDAHAWGAEVLLLTNAAGSLRTEIAGGAVTLIRDHINLMPDSPLRGGAEFLDLSAAYDAQLRRSAQQVARELRATAVPEVVYAAVAGPAFETPAEVRMLRMLGADTVGMSTVPEVLMARRLGMRVLAVSVVTNRAGEGATAGSVLEAAGACSTLVGDLLEGVAATLA, encoded by the coding sequence ATGGCGGTGGGAACCCGGATCGCGCTGATCGCCGGCTCGGGCCTGGCACCGGTCATGGCCCGCCTCGGCGGCACCGCCCGCCCCTGGATGCCGCCGGAGGACCGGCCCCCGGCGCCCGGCCACCGGATGGAGGTGACCGAAGGGCTGCTCGGCGGGGTGCCCGCCCTCGGCTTCGGCGGGCGGCTGCACTACTACCAGGGCTACTCGATGGCCGAGGTGGTCCAGCCTGTCCGGGACGCCCACGCCTGGGGGGCCGAGGTCCTGCTGCTGACCAACGCCGCCGGCTCGCTCCGGACCGAGATCGCCGGCGGGGCGGTGACCCTCATCCGGGACCACATCAACCTGATGCCCGACTCGCCGCTGCGCGGGGGCGCCGAGTTCCTCGACCTGTCCGCCGCCTACGATGCCCAGCTCCGCCGCTCCGCCCAGCAGGTGGCCCGAGAGCTTCGGGCGACCGCCGTGCCCGAGGTGGTCTACGCCGCAGTGGCCGGGCCGGCCTTCGAGACCCCCGCCGAGGTACGGATGCTGCGCATGCTCGGGGCGGACACGGTCGGCATGTCCACCGTGCCCGAGGTGCTCATGGCCCGCCGGCTGGGCATGCGGGTGCTGGCGGTCAGCGTGGTCACCAACCGGGCGGGCGAGGGAGCGACCGCCGGGTCCGTGCTGGAGGCGGCCGGGGCGTGCTCGACGCTGGTGGGCGACCTCCTGGAGGGCGTGGCGGCGACGCTGGCGTAG
- a CDS encoding bifunctional phosphoglucose/phosphomannose isomerase, with product MTAARLDAPEAYTEADPTDFLATVEGLPGQLAEAIAIASAAGPLPGADGVSSIAVLGMGGSGISGELCRTLLAARARVPVATIRDYALPAWVGPGTLVFAVSYSGDTEETLAGFDTAQARGARIVAITSGGTLAARARAGGHTVVSVPGGLMPRAALGYVGMPALVVADRMGLAPGLAGDLAEAVAVVGQRMAECRRTVPAGGNLAKQLASRLAGVLPLIWGTEGIAGAAAYRWRCQINENAKGFAAWAVFPELNHNEVVGLYGRAEGREPIGVVVLRHDGEPPRTARRIEATTELVGPSVAFIEEVHARGSSEAARLLDLVCVGDLVSTYLGILQGIDPAPIEAIVRLKAALGA from the coding sequence TTGACGGCCGCCCGCCTCGACGCCCCGGAGGCGTACACCGAAGCCGACCCGACCGACTTCCTCGCCACGGTCGAGGGCCTGCCCGGCCAGCTCGCCGAGGCCATCGCCATCGCCTCGGCAGCCGGGCCCCTGCCGGGCGCCGACGGGGTGTCCTCGATCGCCGTCCTCGGGATGGGGGGCTCGGGCATCTCCGGTGAACTCTGCCGCACCCTGCTCGCCGCCCGGGCCCGGGTCCCGGTGGCCACCATCCGGGACTACGCCCTGCCGGCATGGGTGGGACCCGGCACCCTGGTCTTCGCGGTCTCCTACTCGGGCGACACCGAGGAGACCCTCGCCGGCTTCGACACCGCCCAGGCCCGGGGGGCCCGCATCGTGGCGATCACCTCGGGCGGGACGCTGGCCGCCCGGGCCCGGGCGGGGGGCCACACCGTGGTCTCGGTGCCCGGAGGCCTGATGCCCCGGGCGGCCCTGGGCTACGTCGGGATGCCCGCACTGGTGGTGGCCGACCGCATGGGCCTCGCCCCCGGGCTGGCCGGGGACCTCGCCGAGGCGGTTGCGGTGGTCGGGCAGCGGATGGCCGAGTGCCGGCGGACGGTGCCGGCCGGGGGCAACCTCGCCAAGCAGCTGGCCAGCCGCCTGGCCGGGGTCCTGCCCCTGATCTGGGGGACCGAGGGGATCGCCGGGGCTGCCGCCTACCGCTGGCGCTGCCAGATCAACGAGAACGCCAAGGGGTTCGCCGCTTGGGCCGTCTTCCCGGAGCTGAACCACAATGAGGTCGTCGGCCTCTACGGCCGGGCGGAGGGCCGCGAGCCCATCGGCGTCGTGGTGCTGCGCCATGACGGGGAGCCACCCCGGACCGCCCGCCGGATCGAGGCGACCACCGAGCTGGTCGGCCCGTCGGTCGCCTTCATCGAGGAGGTGCATGCCCGGGGCTCGTCCGAGGCCGCCCGCCTGCTGGACCTGGTGTGCGTGGGCGACCTCGTCTCCACCTACCTGGGGATCCTCCAGGGCATCGACCCCGCCCCCATCGAGGCCATCGTCCGGCTCAAGGCGGCCCTCGGGGCCTGA
- a CDS encoding DUF6295 family protein, producing the protein MCTYLTDTLAVSGSAKGTEGWSPLSQAVVYFDHPVHAPHEHTLNIDLTAPEGGARRVAVELSARSARALAETILAMLESPEVRQLER; encoded by the coding sequence ATGTGCACCTACCTCACCGACACACTGGCCGTCTCGGGCAGCGCCAAGGGCACCGAGGGCTGGTCGCCCCTCTCGCAGGCCGTCGTCTACTTCGACCATCCGGTCCATGCCCCGCACGAGCACACCCTCAACATCGACCTCACCGCCCCAGAGGGCGGCGCCCGCCGGGTGGCCGTGGAGTTGAGCGCCCGGTCGGCTCGGGCGCTGGCCGAGACGATCCTGGCGATGCTGGAGAGCCCGGAGGTGCGCCAGCTGGAGCGGTAG